One window from the genome of Echinicola vietnamensis DSM 17526 encodes:
- a CDS encoding cupin domain-containing protein gives MKEKDEPIVLKTNEGRTYKMGTMTAVFKADEDETSNKYSISEWWLEPNSEGPGAHQHEENDEIFYGIEGTTSILVGVKWIDIEKGAFLRIPAKTIHDFANRTDEKCGVLNFFIPGGFERNMPSIVKWFEENENE, from the coding sequence ATGAAAGAAAAAGACGAACCAATTGTCCTAAAAACCAATGAAGGTAGAACCTACAAAATGGGTACAATGACCGCTGTTTTCAAGGCAGATGAAGATGAAACTTCTAATAAGTATAGCATTTCTGAGTGGTGGCTCGAACCAAATTCAGAAGGACCAGGAGCGCATCAGCACGAAGAAAATGATGAAATATTTTATGGTATTGAAGGTACTACGTCTATACTGGTAGGCGTAAAATGGATTGATATTGAAAAAGGTGCCTTTCTAAGGATTCCTGCCAAAACCATTCACGACTTTGCTAACCGCACAGATGAAAAATGTGGAGTGCTTAATTTCTTTATTCCTGGAGGGTTTGAGCGAAACATGCCATCCATAGTAAAATGGTTTGAAGAAAACGAGAATGAATGA
- a CDS encoding DUF4386 domain-containing protein, translated as MKHVLYKVVTSILLLLTLSHEFVIAGSPVSSHFQTLDNLLRSGRDLINHVAMPLILSVGNLMFYSILYQSKLIPRWLSVWGLIATVLSGILASLLLMFGVIGIITPTYISLAIPTALLEITVAVWLIVKGFDSNVVIFITERNEY; from the coding sequence ATGAAACATGTACTTTATAAGGTGGTTACGAGCATACTGTTGTTATTGACTTTAAGTCACGAATTTGTAATAGCAGGAAGCCCGGTATCTTCACATTTTCAAACATTAGATAATTTATTACGCTCCGGTAGAGATCTAATAAACCATGTGGCAATGCCCTTAATCCTAAGCGTGGGTAACCTCATGTTCTATTCCATTTTGTATCAATCAAAACTCATCCCGAGGTGGCTATCTGTTTGGGGACTTATTGCTACTGTGTTAAGCGGGATTTTAGCAAGCCTTCTGCTTATGTTTGGTGTTATAGGAATTATTACTCCTACCTATATCTCATTGGCCATTCCAACGGCTTTGTTGGAGATAACTGTAGCAGTTTGGTTGATTGTTAAAGGGTTTGATTCAAATGTTGTAATTTTTATTACTGAGAGAAATGAGTACTAA
- the tnpA gene encoding IS66 family insertion sequence element accessory protein TnpA, with the protein MEKAKVMNLQEEMAALVKEYKSSGLTQKSFSARKGIGYPKFNYWYRKLAGEQVREPTGFLPVRTQGSSVPAEAVEVVYPNGVKLRVPSEDLSLLSNLIRLY; encoded by the coding sequence GTGGAAAAAGCAAAAGTGATGAACCTACAAGAAGAAATGGCCGCCCTTGTCAAAGAGTACAAGAGCAGCGGTCTGACGCAGAAATCCTTCAGTGCGCGAAAGGGGATCGGTTATCCCAAGTTCAATTATTGGTACCGAAAGCTGGCGGGGGAACAGGTCCGGGAACCCACTGGTTTTCTACCGGTCCGTACCCAGGGCAGCAGTGTTCCTGCAGAGGCGGTGGAAGTGGTGTACCCGAACGGGGTAAAGCTGCGGGTGCCGTCCGAGGACCTATCGCTGTTGTCCAACCTGATCAGGCTGTACTGA
- a CDS encoding ArsR/SmtB family transcription factor: MKLRRDVFQAIADPTRRAIITMVAASTMTPGAIAGHFDYSRQTISKHIQILTECEILEQEQKGREIYYKLNPVGMKQIADFIEPFRKMWDDRFNALEAVMQKHLSK; encoded by the coding sequence ATGAAGTTAAGAAGAGACGTATTTCAAGCCATTGCAGATCCCACGAGGAGGGCCATAATTACCATGGTGGCGGCAAGCACAATGACACCGGGAGCCATTGCAGGGCATTTCGATTATTCCAGGCAAACCATTTCAAAGCACATTCAAATCCTGACAGAGTGTGAAATATTGGAACAGGAGCAAAAAGGAAGGGAGATTTACTACAAACTTAACCCGGTGGGGATGAAGCAAATAGCTGATTTTATCGAGCCTTTTAGAAAAATGTGGGATGATCGCTTTAATGCCCTGGAAGCCGTAATGCAAAAACACCTGTCTAAATAA
- a CDS encoding DoxX family protein → MKKYKTIFWIATSVIFVMEALMPLATLLFAHEYFNAGTKPLGYPDYFAYTLIVCKILGASAIMLPKLPVKLREWAYAGLSFNLIFATISHMAVDQVMANIAMPIVVGIVLGISYSYSQKIKLQSIN, encoded by the coding sequence ATGAAGAAGTATAAAACCATATTCTGGATAGCGACTTCAGTCATTTTCGTCATGGAAGCGTTAATGCCATTGGCAACGCTCCTATTTGCACATGAATATTTCAACGCGGGAACCAAACCCCTGGGCTATCCTGACTACTTTGCCTATACTTTAATTGTTTGCAAGATATTAGGAGCAAGCGCAATAATGCTTCCAAAGCTTCCTGTTAAACTAAGAGAGTGGGCTTATGCGGGCTTATCCTTCAATTTAATTTTTGCAACCATAAGTCATATGGCGGTTGACCAAGTAATGGCAAATATTGCAATGCCCATTGTGGTAGGCATTGTGTTGGGGATATCGTATAGCTACTCACAAAAAATCAAACTTCAATCTATAAACTAA
- the tnpB gene encoding IS66 family insertion sequence element accessory protein TnpB (TnpB, as the term is used for proteins encoded by IS66 family insertion elements, is considered an accessory protein, since TnpC, encoded by a neighboring gene, is a DDE family transposase.), with translation MFSLGSHHQYFLYRSPVDMRKGFNGLSGIVTNELDRDPVSGEVFVFVNRHRNLIKLLHWEKGGFVVYYKRLEKGTFLLPEDRGDGVLDWPELVLMVAGIQVEGYRQRPRYIPG, from the coding sequence ATGTTTTCGCTGGGCTCCCACCACCAATATTTCCTGTACCGCAGCCCGGTTGACATGCGCAAAGGGTTCAACGGGCTTTCCGGGATCGTCACCAATGAACTGGACCGTGACCCGGTCTCCGGGGAAGTGTTCGTCTTTGTCAACCGCCACCGCAACCTGATCAAACTCCTGCACTGGGAGAAGGGCGGTTTCGTGGTCTATTACAAACGATTGGAAAAAGGCACTTTCCTGCTCCCGGAGGACAGGGGTGACGGCGTGCTGGATTGGCCCGAACTGGTGCTGATGGTCGCGGGCATCCAGGTGGAAGGCTACCGGCAGCGTCCCCGGTATATCCCCGGTTGA
- a CDS encoding DUF4287 domain-containing protein, protein MSFQTYITNIEEKTGKKAQDFQNLAEEKAFTKNGELVVKATEVTTWLKEEFELGHGHAMAMYAYLKGKRE, encoded by the coding sequence ATGTCATTCCAAACGTACATTACGAACATAGAAGAAAAAACAGGCAAAAAAGCCCAAGACTTCCAGAACCTTGCAGAAGAAAAAGCCTTCACAAAAAACGGGGAGTTAGTTGTAAAAGCTACCGAAGTAACCACTTGGTTGAAAGAAGAATTTGAATTGGGTCATGGACACGCCATGGCCATGTATGCCTACCTTAAAGGAAAACGGGAATAG
- a CDS encoding DUF4386 family protein has protein sequence MDNLRKKSITVGILLILGIAVGILSIDPVIDEMGNLESVSIHSNEILMRAFMQFILALIYASIPIILYTLLKKINTSLTIGFLVFRIISVAFIFIGWLSIRNRPINRVLFG, from the coding sequence ATGGATAACCTCAGAAAAAAGTCAATTACCGTTGGTATATTATTAATTCTTGGCATAGCCGTAGGTATTTTAAGTATAGACCCGGTTATTGATGAGATGGGTAATCTTGAAAGCGTTTCGATTCATTCAAATGAAATACTAATGAGGGCTTTCATGCAATTTATCTTAGCTCTGATTTATGCAAGTATTCCTATAATCCTATACACGCTACTAAAAAAAATCAACACCAGTTTAACGATTGGTTTTCTTGTTTTTAGAATTATTTCTGTAGCATTCATTTTTATAGGCTGGCTGAGCATACGTAACCGCCCTATTAACCGCGTGTTGTTTGGTTAA
- a CDS encoding dihydrofolate reductase family protein, with amino-acid sequence MRKVKLFIATSLDGFIAQPNDDLSFLKLVEKEGEDYGYTAFTSTVDTIIIGRKTYDYVVKEIGASHYDNGKRDVYVVTRTDRPDSGRIKFYSGSLVDLIAKLKSKKGKDIYCDGGAEVVNELLKNDLIDELTISIVPILVGNGTRLFKEGRPEQLLEFVSAKTFDTGLVQLYYKRKKI; translated from the coding sequence ATGAGAAAAGTAAAACTATTTATAGCAACCAGTTTAGACGGATTTATAGCCCAACCAAATGATGACCTTAGTTTTTTAAAGTTAGTCGAAAAAGAAGGAGAAGATTATGGATATACAGCATTTACATCTACTGTTGACACTATTATTATAGGTCGCAAAACTTATGATTATGTTGTAAAAGAGATTGGTGCTTCTCACTACGATAATGGGAAACGAGATGTTTATGTAGTTACAAGAACAGATCGACCAGATAGTGGTAGAATCAAGTTCTATTCAGGCAGTCTGGTGGATCTAATTGCTAAACTAAAAAGTAAAAAGGGAAAAGACATTTATTGTGATGGCGGTGCTGAAGTTGTCAATGAACTTTTGAAGAATGACTTAATAGATGAACTCACTATTTCCATTGTCCCCATTCTTGTTGGTAATGGTACAAGATTATTTAAAGAAGGTAGACCAGAGCAACTATTGGAATTTGTAAGTGCCAAAACCTTTGATACGGGATTGGTGCAGTTGTATTACAAGCGAAAAAAAATATAA
- a CDS encoding metalloregulator ArsR/SmtB family transcription factor, whose product MKLRRDIFQAISDPTRRGILVLLTTQAMTAGAIAENFDAARPTISKHIQILNECDLVEANQQGREIYYVLKVDKMKEIDKWLEQFRAIWEDRFNQLDNVLEKLKNKQ is encoded by the coding sequence ATGAAATTAAGACGTGATATTTTTCAAGCCATTTCCGACCCAACAAGACGTGGAATACTGGTATTGCTTACCACACAAGCTATGACAGCTGGTGCCATTGCAGAAAATTTTGATGCAGCAAGACCTACCATTTCTAAGCATATTCAAATATTAAATGAATGTGATTTGGTGGAAGCAAATCAACAAGGAAGAGAAATATACTACGTGTTAAAAGTTGATAAAATGAAGGAAATCGATAAATGGTTAGAGCAGTTTAGAGCCATTTGGGAAGATCGATTTAACCAATTAGATAACGTATTAGAAAAACTCAAAAACAAACAATAA
- a CDS encoding S41 family peptidase — MFISILFPLYALGQNQLSQDQVLEDYTVFKEIITTGHPSLYEYTSKPEWDSIFGTFEQKGIQEVRTSNDLFKSITSIADKAKDGHLIIHQRKMDTIPPLFPLLLKIIDGKLYTDTDDFKIPIGSEITSINGMSSQTILKDLLKYAPSDGFNLTKKYRQIEKEFGILYFYEYGTKANYSVKLTTPNGGTKTVEIASKSFENIGNRYPKRNSHFALYHQDTNQLDYFKKRIAEKWPFVYYLDSIKTTVLTVNSFGLDPKGFKSRLIEIFKEIKKKKAVNLIIDIRQNIGGYRINAINLYSFLTDEPFKQRISESAITNVLPHEENVIHTLSDYSEFFEMYFASAKKESGKWILTEDHAQAEMIPYKKPFKGKVYVLIGGNTFSAASAFALSAKNDQNITLAGEETGGGYYFHTAQYSALYELPHSKIMVRMPFVKIDKYVLDHSVPKGSGILPDIELILTVKDL; from the coding sequence ATGTTCATCTCAATTTTATTTCCCTTGTACGCTTTAGGGCAAAATCAACTATCACAAGACCAAGTTTTAGAGGACTATACCGTTTTCAAAGAAATTATAACCACAGGACATCCAAGTTTGTATGAATATACATCAAAACCTGAATGGGACAGTATTTTTGGCACGTTTGAACAAAAAGGAATTCAAGAAGTAAGAACTTCAAATGACTTATTTAAATCTATTACCTCTATTGCTGACAAGGCTAAGGATGGCCATTTAATAATACACCAAAGAAAAATGGATACGATACCTCCATTATTCCCATTACTTTTGAAAATCATAGATGGGAAACTATATACCGACACAGATGATTTTAAAATTCCCATTGGTTCAGAAATAACGTCTATTAATGGTATGTCTTCTCAAACTATTTTGAAAGACTTATTGAAGTACGCCCCATCCGATGGTTTCAACCTAACGAAAAAATACCGCCAAATAGAAAAGGAATTTGGCATACTTTACTTTTACGAATACGGAACCAAAGCAAATTATTCAGTAAAATTGACGACCCCAAACGGAGGAACTAAAACCGTTGAAATTGCTTCAAAATCATTTGAAAACATCGGTAACCGATACCCTAAAAGAAATTCCCATTTTGCATTATATCACCAAGACACAAATCAACTTGATTACTTTAAAAAAAGGATAGCTGAAAAGTGGCCATTTGTTTATTACCTAGACTCCATAAAAACAACAGTATTAACCGTTAACTCATTTGGTTTGGACCCAAAGGGATTTAAATCCAGACTAATTGAGATATTTAAAGAAATTAAGAAGAAGAAAGCCGTAAACCTAATAATAGACATTAGGCAAAACATTGGAGGGTACAGAATCAACGCAATTAACTTGTATTCCTTTTTAACGGATGAGCCTTTTAAACAAAGAATATCAGAAAGTGCTATCACGAACGTTCTTCCCCACGAAGAGAATGTAATTCATACCTTATCCGACTATAGCGAATTTTTTGAAATGTATTTTGCTTCTGCCAAAAAAGAAAGCGGCAAGTGGATACTTACAGAAGACCACGCTCAAGCAGAAATGATTCCTTATAAAAAACCATTCAAAGGGAAAGTGTATGTTCTAATTGGAGGAAATACATTTTCTGCTGCAAGTGCTTTTGCTTTAAGTGCAAAAAACGACCAAAACATAACGCTTGCTGGAGAAGAAACAGGAGGTGGGTATTATTTTCATACTGCACAATATTCTGCTTTGTATGAACTACCACATTCAAAAATAATGGTTCGTATGCCTTTTGTAAAAATAGATAAGTATGTGCTTGACCATTCTGTTCCAAAAGGTAGTGGGATATTGCCCGATATTGAATTGATCTTAACAGTAAAAGACTTATAG
- a CDS encoding SRPBCC domain-containing protein produces MNKAILFNFTVDKDNKQINVERSFNAPKDMVWKAWTTPEILDQWWAPKPYKTVTKSMNFTEGGQWHYYMAGPQGEQHWCLFDFEKIVPLTSFSGLDAFCDENAVISGTKPRVKWHNEFIDKGDTALVEINIQFDQLEDLETIIEMGFKEGFTAGLENLDQYIESQFKLRKQNKPNNKARVSSYLNFPGNTEEAFRYYKQVFKSDFINGIKRFDEVPADHSHPPMDESVKKMVLHVELPILGGHILMGTDAPKEFGMTVKPGNNMHLNLEPESRVEAKRLFDALSEGGQIEMPIEDTFWGAYYGSCTDKFGINWMINYQNK; encoded by the coding sequence ATGAACAAAGCAATTCTATTCAACTTTACCGTTGACAAAGACAACAAGCAAATTAACGTAGAACGATCATTCAACGCTCCAAAAGATATGGTTTGGAAAGCCTGGACTACTCCTGAAATATTAGATCAATGGTGGGCTCCAAAACCTTATAAAACGGTAACCAAGTCGATGAACTTTACCGAGGGAGGACAATGGCATTACTACATGGCGGGGCCTCAAGGTGAGCAACATTGGTGCTTGTTTGATTTTGAAAAAATAGTGCCTTTAACGAGCTTTTCTGGTCTGGATGCTTTCTGTGATGAAAATGCCGTGATAAGTGGCACCAAACCGAGAGTGAAATGGCACAACGAGTTTATTGACAAAGGCGATACCGCTTTGGTGGAAATCAACATTCAGTTTGATCAATTGGAAGATCTGGAGACCATCATAGAAATGGGCTTCAAAGAAGGCTTTACTGCAGGGCTTGAAAACTTAGATCAATACATTGAATCACAATTCAAATTACGTAAACAAAACAAACCGAATAATAAGGCACGTGTATCTAGCTATTTAAACTTTCCAGGCAATACAGAAGAAGCCTTTCGCTATTACAAACAAGTTTTTAAATCTGATTTCATCAATGGCATTAAACGCTTTGACGAAGTACCGGCTGACCATAGTCATCCTCCAATGGACGAATCGGTCAAAAAAATGGTGTTGCACGTAGAACTTCCCATACTTGGTGGTCATATTTTAATGGGTACTGATGCTCCTAAAGAATTTGGGATGACTGTAAAGCCAGGTAACAACATGCACCTTAATCTAGAACCAGAATCGAGAGTGGAGGCAAAGCGTCTTTTTGATGCTCTTTCTGAAGGTGGACAAATAGAAATGCCTATCGAAGATACGTTTTGGGGTGCATATTATGGGAGTTGTACAGATAAATTCGGAATCAACTGGATGATTAATTATCAAAACAAATAG
- a CDS encoding SRPBCC domain-containing protein, translated as MESQVGKTKDVGFQFGIRKTFPVSSEKAWDFLFSNSGLSIWLGKLKNELEIKKEYETKNGITGLVRVFKTNSHIRLNWKLAHWENVSTVQIRVIGNQTKATIAIHQEKLLNTEQRNEMNTYWTEIMKKIEAELL; from the coding sequence ATGGAAAGTCAAGTCGGAAAAACTAAAGATGTAGGATTTCAATTTGGAATTAGGAAAACTTTTCCTGTTTCGAGTGAAAAGGCATGGGATTTCTTGTTCTCCAATTCTGGTCTAAGTATATGGTTAGGTAAATTGAAAAATGAACTTGAAATTAAAAAGGAATACGAAACTAAAAATGGCATAACAGGTCTTGTTCGTGTTTTTAAAACAAATTCACACATTCGCTTGAATTGGAAACTTGCCCATTGGGAAAACGTGTCAACCGTTCAAATTCGAGTTATTGGAAATCAGACAAAGGCAACCATAGCCATCCATCAAGAGAAATTATTGAATACCGAACAGCGAAATGAAATGAATACATATTGGACCGAGATAATGAAGAAAATCGAGGCTGAATTATTATGA
- a CDS encoding Crp/Fnr family transcriptional regulator → MENKILKYLSKHTSITKELENAIHESVFFKTYKKGTILLKEGSLANECYFILEGCIRSYFLKGGEEKTIEFYTEEDAVTPANYGKSTPSKYYLECIEDTVVNVGNPTIEKEIYQKYPELESLSRVIAEVILTKQQESFTEFKTSTPEERYLNLLKTKPDLLQRVPQHQVASYLGIKPESLSRIRKRLMVK, encoded by the coding sequence TTGGAAAACAAAATATTAAAATACCTCTCAAAACACACTTCAATTACAAAGGAGTTAGAGAATGCCATACACGAAAGTGTATTTTTCAAAACCTATAAAAAAGGTACTATACTACTTAAAGAAGGTAGTTTAGCAAATGAATGCTATTTCATTTTAGAAGGTTGTATTAGAAGCTACTTTTTAAAAGGTGGAGAAGAAAAAACCATAGAATTTTATACAGAAGAAGATGCTGTAACACCTGCCAATTATGGAAAATCAACCCCTTCCAAGTATTACCTAGAATGTATTGAAGATACTGTTGTTAATGTGGGAAATCCAACCATAGAAAAAGAAATCTATCAAAAGTATCCCGAGTTAGAATCCTTATCGAGGGTAATAGCTGAAGTAATATTAACGAAGCAACAAGAATCTTTCACTGAATTTAAAACATCAACCCCAGAAGAACGCTATTTAAATTTACTTAAGACAAAACCAGACTTACTACAAAGAGTTCCTCAGCACCAGGTAGCAAGCTACTTAGGCATAAAGCCAGAATCATTAAGTCGAATAAGAAAAAGGTTGATGGTTAAGTAG
- a CDS encoding IS1595-like element ISEvi1 family transposase, whose product MDVFKGQELIEFSRRFQTELDCKKYLSELKWKDGFTCRKCGHQGSQIRKDYARTCNKCSDTESAGAGTLFHKVKFGLVKAFYICFEMSTSTKSLSAMYMAKRYGINRKTAMSFMHKVREAMKSSGNHPMKGEVHVDEFVVGGQEAGHTGRSYGGKKKKVVCAVELTDAGKVKRFYALQIKDFSAKSLRPIFESHIDRGAQVQTDEWKGYRPIKNDFTIKQTPSELGLNFKAIHTMIHQVKSWLRTTFSWVSKRHIDRYLSEFSYRINRSQSKDTIFHNLITRMVSKKKIHIADLI is encoded by the coding sequence ATGGATGTTTTCAAAGGACAAGAGCTTATAGAGTTCAGTAGAAGGTTCCAGACCGAGTTGGATTGTAAGAAATATTTGTCCGAACTTAAGTGGAAAGATGGATTTACGTGTCGCAAGTGTGGTCATCAGGGTAGCCAGATCAGAAAGGATTACGCACGTACCTGCAATAAATGTAGCGATACAGAAAGTGCTGGCGCAGGCACCCTTTTCCATAAAGTCAAATTTGGTCTTGTAAAGGCATTTTATATCTGTTTTGAGATGAGCACAAGTACCAAAAGTCTCTCTGCGATGTATATGGCCAAACGGTATGGCATTAACCGTAAAACAGCCATGAGCTTCATGCATAAAGTACGTGAGGCCATGAAATCGAGCGGAAATCATCCGATGAAGGGAGAAGTTCATGTGGACGAATTCGTAGTAGGGGGCCAAGAAGCCGGACATACCGGAAGGAGCTATGGAGGTAAGAAAAAGAAGGTAGTATGCGCGGTAGAACTTACTGATGCAGGAAAAGTCAAACGGTTTTATGCTTTACAGATCAAGGATTTTTCAGCCAAATCACTACGTCCCATCTTTGAGAGCCACATCGACAGGGGTGCCCAAGTTCAGACAGACGAATGGAAAGGGTATCGTCCTATCAAAAATGACTTTACCATCAAACAGACTCCCAGTGAATTAGGCTTAAATTTTAAAGCAATTCACACCATGATCCATCAGGTAAAATCGTGGTTAAGGACGACGTTTTCCTGGGTAAGCAAAAGGCATATAGACCGCTACCTAAGTGAGTTTTCCTACAGAATCAACCGCTCACAGAGCAAGGACACGATCTTCCACAATTTGATCACCAGAATGGTCAGTAAGAAAAAAATCCATATTGCTGACTTAATATGA
- the tnpC gene encoding IS66 family transposase, which translates to MSKPLDQLTKAELLALLQKSEQQVADRERVIAEKERILAEKEAYEKQLLAMIEKFKRMSFAQKRERFLGNKDQMALPFEPDQEQEQQQQEGFSRKVEYIRKKRPAHTGRQPLPDHLPVEEIEIHPEGDLSGMECIGKEVTEELDYIPAQYIRRRYIRYKYAPKDRYSSAGVKIGLLPERAIPKGIPGYGLLTDILTRKYLEHMPLYRQAQRFKREKIPIAPTTLEGWVKQGLEKLEPLYDCLVDDTKAMGYLMVDESTIRVLDSDNKKGACHTGYYWVYHNPLENTVLFDYRPTRSKEGPSAILENFQGYLQSDGYGVYEHYVANKQVTHLACWAHARRKFFETLVENKKAASEALGFIGKLYDVERKAKKENLSAEDRKKLRLDEALPVINKMSEWIKKQLPKALPKSGLRKALFYSANRWAELSNYLYDGKLEIDNNPVEREIRSMVVGRKNYLFAGSHKAAQRAAMIYSFFGICKLHDVNPQQWLEHALRNIMTTNHKNIRDLYPQNFNQTTRG; encoded by the coding sequence ATGTCAAAGCCACTCGACCAGTTGACCAAAGCCGAACTGCTTGCCCTGCTGCAAAAGTCAGAGCAACAGGTGGCCGACCGTGAGCGGGTGATAGCCGAGAAGGAACGTATCCTGGCCGAGAAAGAAGCTTATGAGAAGCAGTTGTTGGCGATGATCGAGAAGTTCAAGCGCATGTCCTTTGCCCAGAAGCGGGAGCGCTTTTTAGGGAACAAGGACCAGATGGCCCTGCCCTTTGAACCTGACCAAGAGCAAGAACAGCAACAGCAGGAAGGGTTTTCCCGCAAGGTGGAATACATCCGCAAGAAACGTCCCGCCCATACGGGCAGACAGCCCTTGCCCGACCACCTTCCCGTGGAAGAGATCGAGATCCATCCGGAAGGGGACCTTTCCGGCATGGAGTGTATCGGCAAGGAAGTGACCGAAGAGCTGGACTATATCCCTGCCCAATATATCCGCAGAAGATACATCCGCTATAAGTATGCCCCAAAGGACAGGTACAGCAGTGCCGGGGTAAAGATCGGCCTGTTGCCGGAAAGGGCCATTCCAAAGGGCATCCCGGGTTACGGCCTGCTCACCGACATCCTTACAAGGAAATACCTGGAACATATGCCGCTGTACCGGCAGGCGCAGCGTTTCAAACGGGAAAAGATCCCCATAGCGCCCACCACACTTGAGGGATGGGTGAAACAGGGGCTGGAAAAACTCGAACCCCTGTACGACTGTCTGGTGGACGACACCAAGGCCATGGGCTATCTTATGGTGGACGAGAGTACCATCCGGGTATTGGACAGCGACAACAAGAAGGGCGCCTGCCACACGGGTTACTACTGGGTATACCATAACCCTTTGGAAAACACCGTACTCTTTGATTACCGGCCTACCCGGAGCAAGGAAGGCCCCAGTGCCATACTGGAAAACTTTCAGGGCTACCTGCAGAGTGATGGATATGGCGTGTACGAACATTATGTGGCCAATAAGCAGGTCACCCACCTGGCCTGTTGGGCACATGCAAGGAGAAAGTTTTTTGAGACCTTGGTGGAAAACAAGAAGGCCGCTTCCGAGGCCCTGGGCTTTATCGGCAAGCTTTACGATGTGGAAAGAAAGGCCAAGAAGGAAAACCTCTCTGCCGAAGACCGCAAGAAGCTCCGTTTGGACGAGGCCTTGCCGGTGATCAACAAAATGTCCGAGTGGATCAAGAAGCAGCTGCCCAAGGCCCTGCCCAAAAGTGGGCTGAGAAAAGCCCTGTTCTACTCGGCAAACAGATGGGCCGAACTGTCCAATTACCTGTATGACGGTAAACTGGAGATCGACAACAATCCCGTGGAAAGGGAAATCAGATCAATGGTGGTCGGCAGAAAAAACTACCTGTTTGCCGGCTCCCATAAAGCGGCCCAAAGGGCGGCCATGATCTATTCCTTCTTCGGCATCTGTAAATTACATGACGTCAATCCCCAACAGTGGCTCGAACATGCTCTGAGAAATATCATGACCACCAACCATAAGAACATCCGTGACCTATACCCACAAAACTTTAACCAAACAACACGCGGTTAA